The Aeromonas encheleia genomic sequence GGCCTTGGAGTCGTTGATCCAGCGCACCCCGTTTACCTCCCGCACGAAGCGGGCACGGTGGGGCAGGCCCTCGAAGCGGCGCAGCACCCGCAGCTGTGGCTCACGGGGGATGCCGACCGCATCGCACAGGGCCATGGCCGCCAGGGCATTGGCCTGGTTGTGGGCACCGACGATCTTCATCTCGTCGACGGCCAGCAGCGGCTCCCCGTGCAGGGTCAACCAGTGGCGGCCGTCCAGCAGGCAGCGGCCGTAGCCGTTGCAATCCAGGCCGAAGCTCTGCCACACCTGACCCACGTCGGGCAGAGTCTGGGCATCGTCACGGTTGATCAGTATGTGTTGGGAATGCTGATGGATCTCCTGCTTGGCGGCGCGATAGTCGGCCATGCCGGCGTAGCGATCCATATGATCTTCACTGAGGTTTAGCACCACCGAGGCGGCGGCACGCAGGCTGTGGGTGGTCTCCAGCTGGAAGCTGGAGAGCTCCAGCACGCAGAGATCCATGGGCTGCTTGAGCAGCTCCAGCGCCGGGGTGCCGATGTTGCCACCGACCCCGACCTTGAGGCCCGCCTCGGCGATCATCTCACCGACCAGGGTGGTCACTGTGCTCTTGCCGTTGGAGCCGGTGATGGCGATGACCGGCACCTGGGTCTCGCGCACGAACAGCTCGATGTCGCCGATGATGCGCACCCCGAACTCGGCCGCGGCCTGCAGCTCGGGGGTGGCCAGGGCGATGCCCGGGCTCGCCACTATCATGTGGGCCAGCTTGAGCCGATCGGCGTCCAACCCCTGGACGAGTTCCACCCCGGCCGGCAGTTGTTCCCGGCCTGGCGGATTGGCTCGCGTATCCATCACCAGCGGCGTCACGCCGCGGCTCAGGAAGTAGTCGACGCAGGAGAGTCCGGTTTTACCGAGTCCGATGATGATGACCATGGCTTACCTCACCTTCAGGGTGGCGAGGCCGAGCAACACCAGCATGAGGGTGATGATCCAGAAGCGCACTATCACACGCGGCTCCGGCCAACCCTTCTTCTCATAATGGTGATGGATCGGGGCCATGCGGAAGATCCGCACGCCGCGCAGCTTGTAGGAACCCACCTGCAGGATCACCGAGACGGTCTCCATCACGAAGACGCCACCCATGATCACCAGCAGGAACTCCTGACGCACCAGCACGGCTATGGTGCCGAGGGCACCGCCCAACGCCAGCGAGCCGACGTCGCCCATGAAGACCTGGGCCGGGTAGGTGTTGAACCAGAGGAAGCCAAGACCCGCGCCGACGATGGCGGTACAGACGATCACCAGCTCGGAGGTATAGGGTACGTAGGGGATGTGCAGGTAGTTGGCGAAGTTGACGTTGCCGGTCGCCCAGGCGATCAGGGCGAAGCCCCCCGCCACCATCACGGTCGGCATGATGGCCAGACCATCCAGGCCGTCGGTCAGGTTGACCGCGTTGGAGGTACCGACGATGACGAAGTAGGTCAGCACGATGAACATCAGGCCGAGCTGCGGCATCACATCCTTGAGGAAGGGCACCACCAGCTGGGTCTGGCCATCATGGGTGGCCGTGGCGTAGAGGAACACCGCCACCCCCAGCGCGACCGCCGACTGCCAGAAGTACTTCCAGCGGGCGATCAGACCGTCGGTATTCTTGCGCACCACCTTGAGGTAGTCGTCGGCGAAGCCGATGGCACCGTAGGCGCCGAGCACGAACAGCACCAGCCAGACATAGGGGTTGTCGAGGCGGCTCCAGAGCAGCACCGAGGTGAAGATGGCGGCGATGATCATCAGGCCGCCCATGGTCGGGGTGCCTTTCTTGCTGAGGTGAGACTCAGGACCGTCGTTGCGGATCACCTGGCCGAACTTCATGATCTGCAGGCGGCGGATGAGGCGAGGCCCCATCCAGAGCGCCACCGCCAGACCGGTGATGATCGACAGGATGGCGCGAAACGTCAGGTAGGAGAAGACGTTGAAGAAGGTGAAGTGCGGGGTGAGCAGTTCCGCCAGCCAGACTAGCATGTGGCTGACTCCTGACGGTCAGCGACCATCTTGACGATATCTTCCATGCGGGAGCCGCGGGCCCCCTTGACCAGAATCGAAATTTCTTGATGTGTATTTATCATTTGCGCAAGCACTTCAAACAACGACGCCTTGTTATCGAAATGTCGGCCAGCCGCGGCATCTGCGGTGTGGCGACTCTGTTCCCCTACTGTCAGCACGGCGTCAAGACCGCGCTCGCGGGCGTGGCGTCCGACCCGGGCGTGTTGCTCGGCAGACTCCTCACCCAACTCCTTCATGTCACCGAATACCAGCACCTTGTAGCCGCCCATGGCGGTCAGGGCATCGATGCCTGCCAGCACGGACTCCACGCTGGCGTTGTAGGTGTCATCCACCAGGGTGAGACCACCCCAGCGCTGCACGCAGAAGCGGCCCTTGACCGGCGCCATCTGCTCCAGTCCCGCCTTGACGGAAGCGAGCGAGGCACCCAGCGCCAAGCAACCGGCGGTGGCGGCCAGGGCGTTGGCCACGTTGTGACGGCCGGGAATGGCCAGGGTCAGGCTCACTTCCCCCTGCGGGGTCACCAGCACGCACTCGGCGCAGCCTGACGCATTGAAACGAATGTCGCGGGCATGGAATGGCTGGCTTCGATCCTCGATGGAGAAGGCGCAGTGAATGCCCTTCTCCTGCCACTTTGGCCAGAACTCGTTGTCGGCGTTGACGATAGCCGTCCCCTGCTCGCCCAGGCCGGCGAAGATCTCGCTCTTGGCGTGGAAGACGCCCTCGAGGGAACCGAATCCCTCCAGATGCGCGGCCGCCACGTTGTTGATGATGGCGGCATCGGGTTTGACCAAGGAGGTGGTCCAGGCGATCTCGCCAGGATGATTCGCCCCCAGCTCCAGCACCGCAAATCTGTGTTGCGGCTCGAGGCGCAGCAGGGTGAGCGGCACCCCCACTTCGTTGTTGAAGTTGCCGGCGGTGGCCAGCACCTCCCCTTCGTGGCGCAGGATGGCGGTCGCCATCTCCTTGACCGTGGTCTTGCCACAGCTGCCGGTGATCGCCAGCACCTTGGGGTTGAGGCGCTCGCGCACCAGCTTGCCGAGCCGCCCCAGCCCCTTGAGGCTGTCGGCGACGATCAGCTGGGGAATGGCCAGCGGCAGCTCGCGCTCCACCAGCAGGGCCGAGGCCCCGGCGGCGACGGCCTGATCGCAGAAGTCGTGGGCATCGAAACGCTCGCCGCGCAGCGCAACAAAGAGTGCGCCCGCACCCAGGGTACGGGTGTCGGTACTGACCGCCGTGATCGCCGCGTCGTCACCAATCAGACGGGCATCGAGCACCTGCGCCAGGTCGGCAAGCCTGAGGGTCATCATGTGAATGACTCCAATAATGTGTGCAAGGCGGCCGCGACGGTTTCCCGGTCGCTGTAGTGCCGCTTGTCGGTTCCAATGATCTGATAATCCTCGTGACCCTTACCGGCCACCAGGATGATGTCCTGTGTGCTCGCCTGACCGATGGCCAGATTGATCGCCTTGACCCTGTCGTGCTCGATCTGCACCGAGTCGGGATCGCGAAGACCCGCCACCATGTCCGCCATGATCTGGGCCGGCTCCTCGGTACGGGGATTGTCGTCGGTCAGGATCACGCGATCCGCATGCAGCTCCGCCATGGCGGCCATCATGGGACGCTTGCCGCGATCCCGGTCGCCACCACAGCCCACCAGACACCAGAGTTGGCCCTCGCAGTGCACCCGCAGGGCCTGCAACGCTTTCTCCAGCGCATCCGGGGTATGGGCATAATCGACCACGGCGAGCGGCGCCTTGCCGCCCCCGAAGCACTCCATGCGGCCGGTCACCGGCTGCAATTGCGGCGCGCTGGCCAGCAGCGCATCGAAGTCGTAACCGAGCACCAGCATGGCACCCATCGCCGCCAGCACATTGCTGACGTTGAAGCGGCCGAGCAAGGGGGCGGATAATACACCATTCCCCCAGCTGGAGTTAATCCTGGTGTGAAAACCTTGTTGGTGAAAATGGGGATCCTGCGCCGTTAACTGTCGCCCAGGATGGTTTTCAATCGGGCCATTCACCCCGAACGCCACGGCCTCGGGATAACGTGCCAGCCATGCCTGCCCCACCTCGTCGTCGGCATTGATGACCGCATTGGCTTCCTCGACCAGCTTGAGCAGCTCTTCCTTGGCGGCGCCATAAGCCTCCATGGTGCCGTGATAGTCCAGATGATCCCGGCTCAGGTTGGTAAACACGGTCGCCGCGAAGGGCAGCGCCGCCACCCGATGCTGCACCAGACCGTGGCTGGAGACCTCCATCGCCACCAAATCCGCCCCCTGCCGTTGCAGGGCCGCCAGATTCGCCTGCACCTGCAGGGCGCTGCCGGTGGTGTTTTCCGCTTCCACCAGCTCACCGAACAGACCGTTGCCGACCGTGCCCATCACCCCGGCCTTGCCCCCCAGCAGGGTGCGCCAGTTCGCCACCAGCAGCGCCGTGGTGCTCTTGCCATTGGTGCCGGTGATGCCCACCAGTTGCAGCTGGCTGGCGGGTTGGCCGTAGAAATCGCCGGCCAGGCCGGAGAGACGAGCGGGCAAATGGGGGATCCCGAAACAGGGCACCGCCAGGGTTGGCGCCACAAATTCTCCATCCTCCTCAAACAGGACGGCGGTCGCTCCCTGAGCCACCGCCTGTTCGATGAAGCGTCTGCCATCCATCTGGTGGCCTCGAATGGCCACGAAGAGGCAACCGGGCCCGACCCGCCGGCTGTCCAGCTGGAGGTCGGTGAGGGGGAGCGCCGGGGCAGAGATGCCGAGGGGGCGCAGCAGTTGATCAAGCGCGCGGGACAACATGAGAAGCCTCCAACTGGGCAGGAATACAGGCGCCCGAACGGCGCGACGACAGGGGAAAAGGCCCGCGACTTGGGTCGCGGGCGGGAGATTGTTGCCAATCAGGTGCGTGGCGCGGCATTGGGAGCCTCCACACGGGCGAGTTTGGCGGGCACGGCAGGCGCTAGCCCATCGGGGCGAATGTTGAAGAGCTGCAGCACGCCGCCCATGGCCTCGGCAAAGGGCGGGGTCGCGACGGCACCGCCGTAGTAGGCGCTGCCCTTGGGCTCGTTGATCACCACCACCATGACGAAGCGGGGGTTGCTGGCCGGAGCGAAGCCGGCGAACCAGGCCATGTAGTCCTTGCCATAGCCCCCGGCGACGGCGACCTTGGCGGTACCACTCTTGCCGCCGACCCGGTAACCCGGGATCTGCGCCTTAGGGATGGCGTTGCTGACCACGTATTCCAGCGCCTGCAGCATGGCGGTGGCGTTGTTGTGGTCGATGACCTGCTCACCCTTGGGCGGCTGGGTCACCTTGATGATGGAGAGGGGCACCCGCTTGCCCTTGTTGGCCAGGGTGGCATAGGCGGAGGCCAGCTGCAGCGGGGTGACCCGCAGGCCATAGCCGAATGACAGGGTCGCCCGCTCGATATCGGACCAGCGGCGACGCTGGGGCAGCATGCCGCTGCTCTCGCCCATCAGGCCGCTGCCGGTGTCCATGCCGAAGCCGACCATGCTGAGGGTGTTGATCATCTCCTGGGCGGGCATCCGCAGCGCGATGCGCGACATGCCGATGTTGGAGGAGTAGCGCAGGATGTCGTACAGATTGGTCGCCTTGTGAATGCTCACATCGCGGATCTGCTTGGCGCCGATGAACAGGGGGCCGCCCTGGATGGTGTCCTTCCAGCTGGTGACACCCGCCTGGAGTGCACTCAACAAGATCAATGGTTTGATGGTCGAACCCGGCTCATAGGTATCGGTCACCACCCGGTTGCGCACCCGGAAGCTCTGGTACTGGCCACGGTTGTTCGGGTTGTAGGAGGGGGTATTGACCATGGCGAGCACCTCGCCGGTCTTCACGTCCAGCATCACCATGGAGCCGGAGGTGGCCTTGTTCTCGTCGGTGGCGCGCTTGAGCGCGCGATAGGCCAGTGCCTGCACCCGCTGATCGATGCTCAGCTGCAGATCGTTGGAGTTCTTGCCCTCCTTGACCAGCCCGAGCCGCTCGATGACCCGGCCCTGGCGATCCTTGCGCACCCGCATCTCGCCCGGGGTCGCGGTCAGCCACTCGTTGTAGCTGCGCTCGATCCCCTCGATGCCGCTGCCATCTATGTTGGTCACCCCCACCAGGTGGGAACTGATCTCGCCGGTCGGATAGAAGCGACGAGCCTCGGGCCGCAGATAGATGCCCCCCAGCTTGAGACCCTTGATGTATTCCGCCACCGCCGGCGTCACCTGCCGCTGCAGGTAGACGAAGCGCTTGCTCGGGTTGGAGATGCGGTGCTTGAGGGTGTTGATGTCGAGCTTGAGCACGGCGGAGAGCGCCAGCCAGGCGCGCTCGTTATGGATGGCACCGGACTCGTGCACCGTCTTGGGATCGGCCCAGACCGCCTCGACGGGCACCGACACCGCCAGCTGTTCGCCGTTGCGATCGGTGATCATGCCACGCACCGCCTGGGTGGAGGTGGTACGCAGCGAGCGCATGTCCCCCTCCTGACGCAGGCGGTCCGGGTCGATCACCTGGATCCAGGCCAGCCGCAGGATCAAGCCGGCAAACGCGATGCCGATGAAGAACACCAGCGTGCGAAAGCGCCACGGATAGAGTGACGGGGCTTTGGCCTTGGGTGGGGCCTTGGTGGCGGCCTTGCGTTTCATGGTTGTGTTATTACCTTCTCGGTGGTCACCAGCGGGCGAGCCATCTGCAATTTGTCCATGGCCAGACTCGCCACCCGGGAGTGTTCGGCCAGGGTGCCCTGCTCCAGCAGCAGGTGTCGCCACTCGATGTTGAGCCTATCCTCTTCCGCCATCAGGTCATTTTGCTGGGCGGTCAGGCCGCGGGTCATGTTGGTCACTAGGATCACCGCAAAGGCGGTGAGCAGCACGGCAACGGATAGCACGATCTGCAGCTTGTGCCGCCAGAGATCGCCGATGATCTCCTTGGCCAGATGGACACGCACCTCGCTCATGACTCAGTCCGCCAGCCGCTGGGCGACCCGCAGCACTGAGCTGCGGGATCGGGTATTTTCGGTGACTTCGTGCTCAGAAGGCTTGAGCGCCTTGCCGATCGCTTTCAATTTACGGCCACCGGCCAGCTGCGCCTCGGTCAGCGGGATGCCACGCGGCACCTCGGGTCCCTTCTCATGCTTGCGGATGAAGTGTTTGACCAGCCGGTCCTCCAGCGAATGGAAGCTGATGACGGAGAGGCGCCCCTCGGGAGCCAGTGCCTGCAGCGCGCCGTCCAGTGCGGTCTCGATCTCGTCCAGCTCGCTGTTGATATAGATGCGGATGGCCTGGAAGCTGCGGGTGGCGGCGTGCTTGCCCTTCTCCTTGCTCGGGTTGACCCGGGCGATCATCTCCGCCAGCTGGCGGGTGCGCACATAGGGCTCGGTGACTCGATCGTGGACAATGGCACGGGCAATCTTCTTGGCGAAGCGCTCCTCGCCGAAGGTCTTCAAGACCCAGGCGATGTCGTCCACATCGGCCCTGGCCAGCCACTGCGCGGCGCTCTGGCCGCTGGTCGGGTCCATCCGCATGTCGAGCGGGCCGTCCTTCATGAAGCTGAAGCCGCGCTCGGCATCGTCAAGCTGGGGGGAAGAGACACCGAGATCCAGCAGGAAGCCGTCGACCTTGCCCAGCAGGCCGCGCTCGACCAGATAGGTGGTGATGCCGGAGAAGGGACCGTGCACGATTTCGAAGCGGGGATCCTGGATCTTGGCGGCCTCGGCGATCGCCTGGGGATCCCGGTCGATGGCGATCAGACGGCCGTTCGGGCCGAGCTGCTGGAGAATGAGACGAGAGTGACCACCCCGGCCAAAGGTACCGTCGACGTAGATGCCGTCCGGCTTGATGGCCAGCCCTTCGACGGCTTCGTGCAACAGCACTGTGATGTGTTCAGCGGCTTGGGTCATTTATAAGGAAAAGTCCTGTAGTCGTGGTGAGCTTGCCCAATCGTCCTCGGGCAGGCCCTGGATATCGTCATTGATCTGTTGCTGCCAGCGGGCTTCATCCCACAGCTCAAACTTGTTGAGCTGGCCCACCAGCATAATTTTCTTGTCCAAGCCGGCATGGCTGCGCAGCGGCTGGCTGAGCAGCAGGCGGCCATTGCCGTCCAGCTCGCACTCGGTCGCGTGACCGAGCAACAGGCGTTGCAGGCGGCGCTCCGCCGGGTTGGTGCTGGAAAGGGTCTTGAGCTTGCGCTCGATCTCTTCCCATTCATTCAGGGGGTAAAGCAGCAGACAAGGGTGGGCAATGTCGATGGTGCAGACCAGCTGGCCGTCGCTTTCATCGCGCAGCCAATCTCGGTATTTGGTCGGAATCGCCAATCGCCCTTTGCTGTCCAGGCTGATGGCGTGAGCGCCACGCAACAAATTGCAGTCCCCGAAGGTGAGTTTAAGGAGGCAAACTGCCTGATAAAACCACTTTGATCCACTTTTCTCCACCATGAAGTTTAAGGACGAGCAGGAGGCTTTTCAAGCGAGGATGGCGGGCATGGGGAACATATTGACGCAACACCGGGGCACTACCGATTAAATGAATTGATTTTCCACAAGTTATTCATGAATAAAATAAATCTCCCTCATCAGGAACCACCTGTAAATAATCGAGCTCAGGGGGAAATAATGAAACGAAACAGCACGACGGCGCACAAGATGATGCACACCCCCACCACGGGATAAATGATGTATCCGTCCCCCGCCCGCCGGGCGCGCAAACAGACCAGCTGACAGAGCAGCAGGTTATAGACGATGAGAAGGAAAGTCAGCAGAAGGTTGGAACCAAATGTCAGTTCATCTGCATACATGACGTAGAGCCACATCAAACCAAAATTAACGAGGATCAGGTAAAGCAAAAACTTCTGGATCGCCCTACCCGCCTTTGGGGTCTTTTTTACTCGTGTTATCATGCTCATCACGTCCTGGATACCACATGAACAGTCGACAGAAACTGTCAAAAACTGTTGAGATTCATCATGTTTTTATCGCCTTCCTGCCAGGTCATTACCCCCCTGATGAGACTATTATTCCGTTTCCTTGCCAGCCTGCCGCTGCTGACCAGTACTTATTGTTACTCCTATGATACTTATCATTGGCAGGCGGGCTTTCCTACCCCTATAGCAGGAAAAGGAGCCGAACTGGTCACCCAGCAGACGCAATTCCTGCTGCAACAACGAGTGCACCTGCAGGGGCGGATTGCCCAATCCCAACCCATGATCCGTTGGGTGGAGCAGCAGGTTCGCGAACGTAAAATGCCTTCCATACTGGCATTACTCCCCCTGATAGAGAGCAGTTATCGTCTTGATGTGGTCTCCTCTGCGGGAGCCGCCGGCCCCTGGCAACTGATGCCGGATACCGCTGCCCGTTTCTCCGTCCCTATGACAACTAGCTTCGATGGTCGCTATTCATTGCCCCTGGCAACGGAAGCTGCGCTGTCCTATCTCGGTTGGTTATATCAGTTCTTTGGCCAAGACTGGCTGCTGGCACTTGCGGCCTATAACGCGGGGGAAGGGCGGGTATTAAAGGCCGTACTCAGTGCTGGAACGCGCAACCTGTGGGAACTGTCGCTGCCTACTGAGACGCGCCTCTACGTGGCACGTTTCCTCGCCTTGTCTCAGTTGCTGGAGCGGGCTGCACACTACAATTTTGCTCTGCCGTCGTGGCAAGAAGGGGACAGCATACAGGTATGGCAGCAGCCTGGAAGCTGCTCCCTGCGGAGCTGGGCGATGGCCAAAGGGGTGTCCATGAATGAGGCTAGCCGTTGGAACCCAGCCTGGCAGTTGCCCGATGCCCAGGGGGTGAGCAACTGCCCAATCGTCTATGGTCGCGGCAAAACACCCCCGGCAGTACGCGAGAGTGAACGTCCCCTGCTGGTGCGTGCCGTGTCGCTGGAGAGTCTGCATGATCCCCTGCTGCTACAACCAGCCAGAGGGTTGAACATGAGCCGGGGAGGTCTCAGCCTCGCACCGTTGCCGGATCCACTGGGATTGGAACAGACCCGCCCTCTGCTGGCGCCATGAAACTGTGACGCCAGTGGCTGAGTATGGGGGCGAGATCGACAGACCCCGGGTCACCCCAGCGAGCACCATAGAAGCTGAGGTATTGGCCTATCGCCCGCCGATGGGTGATCTGGCATTCCAGCACGATCCGAGGTGACAATGACAGACTGACGGTATCGGGCAATGCAAAGCGGGCGGGGGCCAGAAAGCCCACCCCGCCCGGCCCAATGTCCTTGATCACCACCCGGCCGATACGCTTGTCAAACAGCAGACCCGACACCATGAGCCGGGCTGCGATGCCGCAACTCTGGGATTCCAGCGGGGTAGCACCATCATGCAGATACCAGCGAGGTAGCTTGCGCCTGGGGTCATTGAATGGGGTTGATTCCGGCAGATAGAGGTCAGGGGTTCCCATGGGCAGTGGCATCCTTGGCTTGCTGGGTGGCGGCTTGGGTTTGGGCGCTGAATAGCTGTTCCAGATTCTTCTCTGCCTGGCTCGTCATCACCAGCAACTCGATGCGGCGATTCTGGCTGCCCCTGGGATCGGAGGTATTTTCCAGCATGGTGTCCGACATGGCGACCACCTGGCCCACCCGCTCGGGCGGCATGCCGCCTGCCAGGAGCACCCGTCTTGCCATCATGGCGCGGTCGGAAGACAGCTCCCAGTTACTGTAGTTATCGCCTGCAAAGGGCGAGCTGTCGGTGTGACCGGAGATCATGACCCGATTCTCGATG encodes the following:
- the murE gene encoding UDP-N-acetylmuramoyl-L-alanyl-D-glutamate--2,6-diaminopimelate ligase, with amino-acid sequence MLSRALDQLLRPLGISAPALPLTDLQLDSRRVGPGCLFVAIRGHQMDGRRFIEQAVAQGATAVLFEEDGEFVAPTLAVPCFGIPHLPARLSGLAGDFYGQPASQLQLVGITGTNGKSTTALLVANWRTLLGGKAGVMGTVGNGLFGELVEAENTTGSALQVQANLAALQRQGADLVAMEVSSHGLVQHRVAALPFAATVFTNLSRDHLDYHGTMEAYGAAKEELLKLVEEANAVINADDEVGQAWLARYPEAVAFGVNGPIENHPGRQLTAQDPHFHQQGFHTRINSSWGNGVLSAPLLGRFNVSNVLAAMGAMLVLGYDFDALLASAPQLQPVTGRMECFGGGKAPLAVVDYAHTPDALEKALQALRVHCEGQLWCLVGCGGDRDRGKRPMMAAMAELHADRVILTDDNPRTEEPAQIMADMVAGLRDPDSVQIEHDRVKAINLAIGQASTQDIILVAGKGHEDYQIIGTDKRHYSDRETVAAALHTLLESFT
- the murF gene encoding UDP-N-acetylmuramoyl-tripeptide--D-alanyl-D-alanine ligase; this encodes MMTLRLADLAQVLDARLIGDDAAITAVSTDTRTLGAGALFVALRGERFDAHDFCDQAVAAGASALLVERELPLAIPQLIVADSLKGLGRLGKLVRERLNPKVLAITGSCGKTTVKEMATAILRHEGEVLATAGNFNNEVGVPLTLLRLEPQHRFAVLELGANHPGEIAWTTSLVKPDAAIINNVAAAHLEGFGSLEGVFHAKSEIFAGLGEQGTAIVNADNEFWPKWQEKGIHCAFSIEDRSQPFHARDIRFNASGCAECVLVTPQGEVSLTLAIPGRHNVANALAATAGCLALGASLASVKAGLEQMAPVKGRFCVQRWGGLTLVDDTYNASVESVLAGIDALTAMGGYKVLVFGDMKELGEESAEQHARVGRHARERGLDAVLTVGEQSRHTADAAAGRHFDNKASLFEVLAQMINTHQEISILVKGARGSRMEDIVKMVADRQESATC
- the rsmH gene encoding 16S rRNA (cytosine(1402)-N(4))-methyltransferase RsmH, producing the protein MTQAAEHITVLLHEAVEGLAIKPDGIYVDGTFGRGGHSRLILQQLGPNGRLIAIDRDPQAIAEAAKIQDPRFEIVHGPFSGITTYLVERGLLGKVDGFLLDLGVSSPQLDDAERGFSFMKDGPLDMRMDPTSGQSAAQWLARADVDDIAWVLKTFGEERFAKKIARAIVHDRVTEPYVRTRQLAEMIARVNPSKEKGKHAATRSFQAIRIYINSELDEIETALDGALQALAPEGRLSVISFHSLEDRLVKHFIRKHEKGPEVPRGIPLTEAQLAGGRKLKAIGKALKPSEHEVTENTRSRSSVLRVAQRLAD
- the ftsL gene encoding cell division protein FtsL; its protein translation is MSEVRVHLAKEIIGDLWRHKLQIVLSVAVLLTAFAVILVTNMTRGLTAQQNDLMAEEDRLNIEWRHLLLEQGTLAEHSRVASLAMDKLQMARPLVTTEKVITQP
- a CDS encoding penicillin-binding transpeptidase domain-containing protein, whose translation is MKRKAATKAPPKAKAPSLYPWRFRTLVFFIGIAFAGLILRLAWIQVIDPDRLRQEGDMRSLRTTSTQAVRGMITDRNGEQLAVSVPVEAVWADPKTVHESGAIHNERAWLALSAVLKLDINTLKHRISNPSKRFVYLQRQVTPAVAEYIKGLKLGGIYLRPEARRFYPTGEISSHLVGVTNIDGSGIEGIERSYNEWLTATPGEMRVRKDRQGRVIERLGLVKEGKNSNDLQLSIDQRVQALAYRALKRATDENKATSGSMVMLDVKTGEVLAMVNTPSYNPNNRGQYQSFRVRNRVVTDTYEPGSTIKPLILLSALQAGVTSWKDTIQGGPLFIGAKQIRDVSIHKATNLYDILRYSSNIGMSRIALRMPAQEMINTLSMVGFGMDTGSGLMGESSGMLPQRRRWSDIERATLSFGYGLRVTPLQLASAYATLANKGKRVPLSIIKVTQPPKGEQVIDHNNATAMLQALEYVVSNAIPKAQIPGYRVGGKSGTAKVAVAGGYGKDYMAWFAGFAPASNPRFVMVVVINEPKGSAYYGGAVATPPFAEAMGGVLQLFNIRPDGLAPAVPAKLARVEAPNAAPRT
- the mraZ gene encoding division/cell wall cluster transcriptional repressor MraZ is translated as MLRGAHAISLDSKGRLAIPTKYRDWLRDESDGQLVCTIDIAHPCLLLYPLNEWEEIERKLKTLSSTNPAERRLQRLLLGHATECELDGNGRLLLSQPLRSHAGLDKKIMLVGQLNKFELWDEARWQQQINDDIQGLPEDDWASSPRLQDFSL
- a CDS encoding lytic transglycosylase domain-containing protein is translated as MQQRVHLQGRIAQSQPMIRWVEQQVRERKMPSILALLPLIESSYRLDVVSSAGAAGPWQLMPDTAARFSVPMTTSFDGRYSLPLATEAALSYLGWLYQFFGQDWLLALAAYNAGEGRVLKAVLSAGTRNLWELSLPTETRLYVARFLALSQLLERAAHYNFALPSWQEGDSIQVWQQPGSCSLRSWAMAKGVSMNEASRWNPAWQLPDAQGVSNCPIVYGRGKTPPAVRESERPLLVRAVSLESLHDPLLLQPARGLNMSRGGLSLAPLPDPLGLEQTRPLLAP
- the murD gene encoding UDP-N-acetylmuramoyl-L-alanine--D-glutamate ligase → MVIIIGLGKTGLSCVDYFLSRGVTPLVMDTRANPPGREQLPAGVELVQGLDADRLKLAHMIVASPGIALATPELQAAAEFGVRIIGDIELFVRETQVPVIAITGSNGKSTVTTLVGEMIAEAGLKVGVGGNIGTPALELLKQPMDLCVLELSSFQLETTHSLRAAASVVLNLSEDHMDRYAGMADYRAAKQEIHQHSQHILINRDDAQTLPDVGQVWQSFGLDCNGYGRCLLDGRHWLTLHGEPLLAVDEMKIVGAHNQANALAAMALCDAVGIPREPQLRVLRRFEGLPHRARFVREVNGVRWINDSKATNVGATLAAVAGVRESVKGRLLLLAGGQGKGQDFGPVQALLGNQIDHLYCFGQDAEVLLALGEQTERVADLAAAVAKAAADARPGDWVLLAPACASLDQFKSFEARGDRFTELVLAL
- the mraY gene encoding phospho-N-acetylmuramoyl-pentapeptide-transferase; translated protein: MLVWLAELLTPHFTFFNVFSYLTFRAILSIITGLAVALWMGPRLIRRLQIMKFGQVIRNDGPESHLSKKGTPTMGGLMIIAAIFTSVLLWSRLDNPYVWLVLFVLGAYGAIGFADDYLKVVRKNTDGLIARWKYFWQSAVALGVAVFLYATATHDGQTQLVVPFLKDVMPQLGLMFIVLTYFVIVGTSNAVNLTDGLDGLAIMPTVMVAGGFALIAWATGNVNFANYLHIPYVPYTSELVIVCTAIVGAGLGFLWFNTYPAQVFMGDVGSLALGGALGTIAVLVRQEFLLVIMGGVFVMETVSVILQVGSYKLRGVRIFRMAPIHHHYEKKGWPEPRVIVRFWIITLMLVLLGLATLKVR